Proteins encoded in a region of the Anopheles aquasalis chromosome 2, idAnoAquaMG_Q_19, whole genome shotgun sequence genome:
- the LOC126572428 gene encoding cGMP-dependent protein kinase 1 isoform X1: MACFAKLFGRKHGSFNLPVAGTGDGVVVATRVTRRLDDGTELINQMPPSSLANGYAEKGKKEQQGAGEEVTPSTQQVMKSTERESGLGSMDERLNVSDSVTNGTNGGSDRFGPIEEPWIRATITTTTATATATIVTPANQPVRPAAATAPGPTIERKASRPRSDDHQVKISLSSRETSTMETPSTHGMLLKDLLQNKILHMLALQSKGTREMTKSERSLLAQLEREIPELQRQVQQQNSEALAATTAQEQPDSEPDGRGDGRDSASSQDTNLTITVGSGTNGGDGGRAVLDRSMGQSEQQLLDGELSDYDVITTRKPQDESVPEAPSSEDERSAIVPPDLPPRASRATAMVEEADDTSQDEEPTPPKLPPPRSQLEQNLLDEVISRTLQESLVRQAASASVREGEEIIPLPTVPPPSRDPPPPAPDQQQDEEPTTPETPGPPSVKQRPDEVSTQRSLIEELDSTIGPLKKTRKQGVVSDKTDLKESKDIVIPTHAKSAETELLIKAAIVANDFLNNMMDEERLLAVTAAMSSMSFPPNSYIIKEGDIGAHFYVSEEGTYEVVVDNKVIKSFGRGVVFGELAILYKAKRFASIRVTSGAKVWLLERKVFQKIMMKSGRKEREENVRFLSTVSVLKDLEIEKLHKISDLLKREFYATGSTIIQQGDPGDKFYIIRGGSVNVIKTDKRGNDRLVGTLQRGAYFGEQALLHEDRRLASIIANPPGTECLTLNRIAFNEFLGGLDTLREVKLSDTIPRSSTMTNIVSEYDHIQLHDLTYIGTLGIGGFGRVELVAYKNRQTFALKYLKKIEMVRQQQQEHAYSEKDIMLSCNSAFIVRLYKTYRDKKYLYFLMEACLGGDVWTVLQKSKFFDERTARFITGCVVEAFEYLHSRNMIYRDLKPENLMLDDKGYIKLVDFGFAKRIGPNQKTWTFAGTPEYVSPEIILNKGHDRAVDYWALGVLIHELLVGKPPFRGKNHMKTYNAILRGIDIIELPSRVPKKAQVLIKRLCRQTAAERLGYGKNGIADIKNHPWFGSFEWQRLKERTMPAPLIRPIQSDIDLSNFDEYPKDQDEPPDETSGWDINF; this comes from the exons ATGGCGTGTTTTGCAAAATTGTTCGGTCGAAAGCATGGTTCGTTCAATTTGCCCGTTGCCGGTACGGGCGATGGAGTGGTTGTG GCTACACGTGTAACGCGTCGGCTCGATGATGGGACCGAGCTCATCAATCAGATGCCGCCCTCGAGCCTGGCCAATGGATACGcagagaaggggaagaaggagcagcagggagCTGGAGAGGAGGTaacacccagcacccagcaggTGATGAAGTCCACAGAACGTGAGTCGGGGCTGGGATCGATGGACGAACGGTTGAACGTTAGCGACAGCGTCACGAATGGCACTAATGGTGGTTCCGATCGTTTCGGTCCGATAGAAGAACCGTGGATTAGggcaaccatcaccacaacgaccgccaccgccactgccaccatcgttACTCCAGCCAATCAACCGGTACGCCCAGCTGCGGCCACCGCCCCCGGTCCAACGATCGAACGGAAAGCTTCGAGACCGCGGTCCGACGACCACCAGGTGAAGATTAGTTTGAGTTCCCGCGAAACCTCAACGATGGAAACACCCAGCACCCACGGAATGCTGCTGAAGGATCTGCTACAGAACAAGATCCTCCACATGCTGGCCCTACAATCGAAAGGGACGCGCGAGATGACCAAAAGTGAACGCTCGCTGCTGGCACAGCTGGAGCGTGAAATCCCGGAGCTGCAGCgacaggtgcagcagcaaaacagtgaAGCACTGGCCGCCACGACAGCCCAGGAGCAACCTGACTCCGAACCTGACGGCCGCGGTGATGGTCGCGATAGTGCCAGTTCCCAAGATACGAATCTCACGATAACGGTGGGCAGTGGAACGAACgggggcgatggtggccgtGCCGtacttgatcgatcgatgggacAATCCgaacagcagctgctcgatGGTGAGCTCTCCGATTACGACGTGATAACGACCCGTAAACCGCAGGACGAATCGGTCCCGGAAGCGCCGAGTTCGGAGGACGAACGGTCCGCCATTGTGCCGCCGGATCTGCCACCGCGGGCTAGCCGAGCGACGGCGATGGTAGAGGAAGCGGACGATACGTCACAGGATGAGGAACCGACGCCACCGAAGTTGCCACCGCCACGGAGCCAGCTAGAGCAGAATCTGCTCGATGAGGTCATCAGCAGAACGCTGCAGGAGTCGTTGGTCCGACAAGCGGCCAGTGCCAGCGTACGCGAAGGTGAAGAG ATCATTCCACTACCAACGGTACCGCCTCCATCGAGagatcctccaccaccggcaccggatcagcagcaggacgaagaGCCGACGACGCCAGAGACTCCCGGTCCACCCTCGGTCAAACAACGTCCCGATGAGGTGTCCACACAGCGCTCGTTGATCGAGGAGCTCGACTCGACGATCGGGCCTTTGAAGAAGACCCGCAAACAGGGTGTCGTCTCGGACAAGACCGACCTGAAGGAGTCGAAGGACATCGTCATTCCGACGCACGCGAAAAGCGCAGAAACGGAGCTCCTCATCAAGGCGGCCATCGTGGCGAACGATTTCCTTAACAACATGATGGACGAGGAGCGGCTACTGGCGGTGACGGCCGCCATGAGCTCGATGTCCTTCCCACCGAACAGCTACATCATCAAGGAGGGGGACATCGGTGCTCACTTTTACGTGTCGGAGGAGGGCACGtacgaggtggtggtggataatAAGGTGATTAAATCGTTTGGCCGCGGGGTCGTATTTGGCGAGCTGGCGATCCTGTACAAGGCGAAGCGGTTCGCCTCGATCCGCGTCACGAGCGGTGCCAAGGTGTGGCTACTGGAACGCAAGGTGTTCCAGAAGATCATGATGAAGAGTGGGCGTAAGGAGCGGGAGGAGAACGTTCGATTCCTGAGCACGGTGTCGGTACTGAAGGATCTGGAGATTGAGAAGCTGCACAAGATATCGGATCTCTTGAAGCGG GAATTCTATGCCACCGGATCCACAATCATACAGCAGGGTGATCCGGGCGATAAGTTCTACATTATACGCGGTGGAAGTGTGAATGTGATTAAAACGGACAAGCGAGGCAacgatcggttggttggtacaCTGCAGCGTGGTGCTTACTTTGGGGAGCAGGCACTACTGCACGAGGATCGTCGGTTGGCCAGTATCATCGCGAATCCGCCGGGGACGGAGTGTTTGACACTCAATCGAAT TGCTTTCAACGAGTTCCTGGGTGGATTGGATACGTTGCGCGAGGTGAAGCTCTCCGACACGATACCACGCAGCTCAACGATGACAAATATTGTCTCAG AGTACGACCATATCCAGTTGCACGATCTGACCTACATCGGGACGCTCGGTATTGGTGGGTTCGGGCGTGTCGAGCTGGTCGCCTACAAAAACCGGCAAACGTTCGCGCTCAAGTATCTGAAAAAGATCGAAATggtccggcagcagcaacaggagcacgCCTACAGCGAAAAGGACATCATGCTGAGCTGCAACAGCGCGTTCATCGTCAG GCTGTACAAAACGTATCGCGATAAGAAGTATCTGTACTTCCTGATGGAGGCCTGCCTGGGTGGTGACGTTTGGACGGTGCTGCAGAAGAGCAAGTTCTTCGACGAGCGCACGGCACGGTTCATCACCGGATGCGTCGTCGAAGCGTTCGAGTATCTGCACAGCCGGAACATGATCTACCGGGATCTGAAGCCGGAAAATCTGATGCTGGATGACAAGGGTTACATCAAGCTG GTTGACTTTGGGTTTGCGAAACGCATCGGACCGAACCAGAAGACGTGGACGTTCGCCGGTACGCCGGAGTACGTGTCACCGGAAATCATTCTCAACAAGGGCCACGATCGGGCGGTCGATTATTGGGCGCTGGGTGTGCTGATCCACGAGCTGCTGGTCGGTAAGCCACCGTTCCGGGGGAAGAACCACATGAAGACGTACAACGCGATCCTGCGCGGTATCGACATCATCGAGCTGCCGTCGCGCGTCCCCAAGAAGGCCCAGGTGTTGATCAAGCGCTTGTGCCGGCAGACGGCGGCCGAACGGTTGGGTTACGGCAAAAACGGTATCGCCGACATCAAGAACCATCC ATGGTTCGGTAGCTTCGAGTGGCAGCGGCTCAAGGAGCGTACTATGCCGGCGCCCCTCATTCGGCCCATCCAGTCCGATATCGATTTGTCGAACTTTGACGAGTATCCGAAGGATCAGGATGAACCACCGGATGAGACATCGGGATGGgatattaatttttaa
- the LOC126572428 gene encoding cGMP-dependent protein kinase 1 isoform X2, with amino-acid sequence MACFAKLFGRKHGSFNLPVAGTGDGVVVATRVTRRLDDGTELINQMPPSSLANGYAEKGKKEQQGAGEEVTPSTQQVMKSTEQEPWIRATITTTTATATATIVTPANQPVRPAAATAPGPTIERKASRPRSDDHQVKISLSSRETSTMETPSTHGMLLKDLLQNKILHMLALQSKGTREMTKSERSLLAQLEREIPELQRQVQQQNSEALAATTAQEQPDSEPDGRGDGRDSASSQDTNLTITVGSGTNGGDGGRAVLDRSMGQSEQQLLDGELSDYDVITTRKPQDESVPEAPSSEDERSAIVPPDLPPRASRATAMVEEADDTSQDEEPTPPKLPPPRSQLEQNLLDEVISRTLQESLVRQAASASVREGEEIIPLPTVPPPSRDPPPPAPDQQQDEEPTTPETPGPPSVKQRPDEVSTQRSLIEELDSTIGPLKKTRKQGVVSDKTDLKESKDIVIPTHAKSAETELLIKAAIVANDFLNNMMDEERLLAVTAAMSSMSFPPNSYIIKEGDIGAHFYVSEEGTYEVVVDNKVIKSFGRGVVFGELAILYKAKRFASIRVTSGAKVWLLERKVFQKIMMKSGRKEREENVRFLSTVSVLKDLEIEKLHKISDLLKREFYATGSTIIQQGDPGDKFYIIRGGSVNVIKTDKRGNDRLVGTLQRGAYFGEQALLHEDRRLASIIANPPGTECLTLNRIAFNEFLGGLDTLREVKLSDTIPRSSTMTNIVSEYDHIQLHDLTYIGTLGIGGFGRVELVAYKNRQTFALKYLKKIEMVRQQQQEHAYSEKDIMLSCNSAFIVRLYKTYRDKKYLYFLMEACLGGDVWTVLQKSKFFDERTARFITGCVVEAFEYLHSRNMIYRDLKPENLMLDDKGYIKLVDFGFAKRIGPNQKTWTFAGTPEYVSPEIILNKGHDRAVDYWALGVLIHELLVGKPPFRGKNHMKTYNAILRGIDIIELPSRVPKKAQVLIKRLCRQTAAERLGYGKNGIADIKNHPWFGSFEWQRLKERTMPAPLIRPIQSDIDLSNFDEYPKDQDEPPDETSGWDINF; translated from the exons ATGGCGTGTTTTGCAAAATTGTTCGGTCGAAAGCATGGTTCGTTCAATTTGCCCGTTGCCGGTACGGGCGATGGAGTGGTTGTG GCTACACGTGTAACGCGTCGGCTCGATGATGGGACCGAGCTCATCAATCAGATGCCGCCCTCGAGCCTGGCCAATGGATACGcagagaaggggaagaaggagcagcagggagCTGGAGAGGAGGTaacacccagcacccagcaggTGATGAAGTCCACAGAAC AAGAACCGTGGATTAGggcaaccatcaccacaacgaccgccaccgccactgccaccatcgttACTCCAGCCAATCAACCGGTACGCCCAGCTGCGGCCACCGCCCCCGGTCCAACGATCGAACGGAAAGCTTCGAGACCGCGGTCCGACGACCACCAGGTGAAGATTAGTTTGAGTTCCCGCGAAACCTCAACGATGGAAACACCCAGCACCCACGGAATGCTGCTGAAGGATCTGCTACAGAACAAGATCCTCCACATGCTGGCCCTACAATCGAAAGGGACGCGCGAGATGACCAAAAGTGAACGCTCGCTGCTGGCACAGCTGGAGCGTGAAATCCCGGAGCTGCAGCgacaggtgcagcagcaaaacagtgaAGCACTGGCCGCCACGACAGCCCAGGAGCAACCTGACTCCGAACCTGACGGCCGCGGTGATGGTCGCGATAGTGCCAGTTCCCAAGATACGAATCTCACGATAACGGTGGGCAGTGGAACGAACgggggcgatggtggccgtGCCGtacttgatcgatcgatgggacAATCCgaacagcagctgctcgatGGTGAGCTCTCCGATTACGACGTGATAACGACCCGTAAACCGCAGGACGAATCGGTCCCGGAAGCGCCGAGTTCGGAGGACGAACGGTCCGCCATTGTGCCGCCGGATCTGCCACCGCGGGCTAGCCGAGCGACGGCGATGGTAGAGGAAGCGGACGATACGTCACAGGATGAGGAACCGACGCCACCGAAGTTGCCACCGCCACGGAGCCAGCTAGAGCAGAATCTGCTCGATGAGGTCATCAGCAGAACGCTGCAGGAGTCGTTGGTCCGACAAGCGGCCAGTGCCAGCGTACGCGAAGGTGAAGAG ATCATTCCACTACCAACGGTACCGCCTCCATCGAGagatcctccaccaccggcaccggatcagcagcaggacgaagaGCCGACGACGCCAGAGACTCCCGGTCCACCCTCGGTCAAACAACGTCCCGATGAGGTGTCCACACAGCGCTCGTTGATCGAGGAGCTCGACTCGACGATCGGGCCTTTGAAGAAGACCCGCAAACAGGGTGTCGTCTCGGACAAGACCGACCTGAAGGAGTCGAAGGACATCGTCATTCCGACGCACGCGAAAAGCGCAGAAACGGAGCTCCTCATCAAGGCGGCCATCGTGGCGAACGATTTCCTTAACAACATGATGGACGAGGAGCGGCTACTGGCGGTGACGGCCGCCATGAGCTCGATGTCCTTCCCACCGAACAGCTACATCATCAAGGAGGGGGACATCGGTGCTCACTTTTACGTGTCGGAGGAGGGCACGtacgaggtggtggtggataatAAGGTGATTAAATCGTTTGGCCGCGGGGTCGTATTTGGCGAGCTGGCGATCCTGTACAAGGCGAAGCGGTTCGCCTCGATCCGCGTCACGAGCGGTGCCAAGGTGTGGCTACTGGAACGCAAGGTGTTCCAGAAGATCATGATGAAGAGTGGGCGTAAGGAGCGGGAGGAGAACGTTCGATTCCTGAGCACGGTGTCGGTACTGAAGGATCTGGAGATTGAGAAGCTGCACAAGATATCGGATCTCTTGAAGCGG GAATTCTATGCCACCGGATCCACAATCATACAGCAGGGTGATCCGGGCGATAAGTTCTACATTATACGCGGTGGAAGTGTGAATGTGATTAAAACGGACAAGCGAGGCAacgatcggttggttggtacaCTGCAGCGTGGTGCTTACTTTGGGGAGCAGGCACTACTGCACGAGGATCGTCGGTTGGCCAGTATCATCGCGAATCCGCCGGGGACGGAGTGTTTGACACTCAATCGAAT TGCTTTCAACGAGTTCCTGGGTGGATTGGATACGTTGCGCGAGGTGAAGCTCTCCGACACGATACCACGCAGCTCAACGATGACAAATATTGTCTCAG AGTACGACCATATCCAGTTGCACGATCTGACCTACATCGGGACGCTCGGTATTGGTGGGTTCGGGCGTGTCGAGCTGGTCGCCTACAAAAACCGGCAAACGTTCGCGCTCAAGTATCTGAAAAAGATCGAAATggtccggcagcagcaacaggagcacgCCTACAGCGAAAAGGACATCATGCTGAGCTGCAACAGCGCGTTCATCGTCAG GCTGTACAAAACGTATCGCGATAAGAAGTATCTGTACTTCCTGATGGAGGCCTGCCTGGGTGGTGACGTTTGGACGGTGCTGCAGAAGAGCAAGTTCTTCGACGAGCGCACGGCACGGTTCATCACCGGATGCGTCGTCGAAGCGTTCGAGTATCTGCACAGCCGGAACATGATCTACCGGGATCTGAAGCCGGAAAATCTGATGCTGGATGACAAGGGTTACATCAAGCTG GTTGACTTTGGGTTTGCGAAACGCATCGGACCGAACCAGAAGACGTGGACGTTCGCCGGTACGCCGGAGTACGTGTCACCGGAAATCATTCTCAACAAGGGCCACGATCGGGCGGTCGATTATTGGGCGCTGGGTGTGCTGATCCACGAGCTGCTGGTCGGTAAGCCACCGTTCCGGGGGAAGAACCACATGAAGACGTACAACGCGATCCTGCGCGGTATCGACATCATCGAGCTGCCGTCGCGCGTCCCCAAGAAGGCCCAGGTGTTGATCAAGCGCTTGTGCCGGCAGACGGCGGCCGAACGGTTGGGTTACGGCAAAAACGGTATCGCCGACATCAAGAACCATCC ATGGTTCGGTAGCTTCGAGTGGCAGCGGCTCAAGGAGCGTACTATGCCGGCGCCCCTCATTCGGCCCATCCAGTCCGATATCGATTTGTCGAACTTTGACGAGTATCCGAAGGATCAGGATGAACCACCGGATGAGACATCGGGATGGgatattaatttttaa